From a region of the Arachis ipaensis cultivar K30076 chromosome B09, Araip1.1, whole genome shotgun sequence genome:
- the LOC107615359 gene encoding adenylate cyclase, terminal-differentiation specific-like — translation MAEDTGKSSRLGHPSTILRLCNRAGVLFEDADIDWVKGGREITKKKMDGIPETQEERRAQGRRRRPQIEEEQASGAMDLSQIQRSIKEMSQQYMRAQEQQQEQYLKQQEQYLKAQEQQEHWQQQMMEKQENFQLKMLDQQREFQAITFDWQREQSAHSQESFNRLSLQQAKQGEYIQNLYQWKNIYHTIGEHRNLDRMEYDIETQAKLDYVVSGMPILNQEIKPYVQCQELVDNQRAKAKKNTAHMQQGLKDAGLWGQMNLITQQLSRMQVSAVNTQNAPQEAPFDMTGSYMKDENYDYAQSSSEHNNHNNRQFQSHQQQPSQQTNSQPQKNTGLEAVLNNFMQETRASLRKLEVQVGQLSKQIPERPPSTFPGDTVVNPREDYKAIQLRSAKVPGSETKVNKELVEKEAPEEKKEEVEHDPPRHADNPFPVVFNVFEAIKYPNDSEGCMRVDVVEPLIQEVLEAEVLDDILDLL, via the exons ATGGCTGAGGACACTGGCAAATCAAGCAGACTTGGCCATCCAAGTACCATTCTGAGGCTGTGCAATAGAGCAGGAGTACTCTTTGAGGATGCAGATATAGATTGGGTAAAGGGAGGCAGAGAAATTACCAAGAAAAAAATGGATGGTATCCCTGAAACTCAGGAGGAGAGAAGAGCTCAAGGAAGAAGGAGGAGACCACAAATAGAGGAAGAACAAGCTTCTGGTGCAATGGACTTAAGCCAAATACAAAGATCCATTAAAGAAATGTCTCAACAATacatgagagcacaggagcaacaacaggagcaataTTTGAAGCAACAAGAGCAGTACTTGAAAGCCCAAGAGCAACAAGAGCATTGGCAGCAGCAAATGATGGAGAAGCAAGAAAACTTCCAGCTCAAGATGTTGGATCAACAGAGAGAGTTTCAAGCAATAACTTTTGATTGGCAAAGGGAACAATCAGCACACTCTCAAGAATCATTTAACAGATTGTCCCTACAACAAGCCAAGCAAGGAGAGTACATCCAAAATCTTTACCAATGGAAGAATATATATCATACAATTGGAGAGCATAGGAACTTGGACAGGATGGAGTATGATATAGAAACTCAAGCAAAGTTGGACTATGTGGTCAGTGGCATGCCAATATTAAACCAAGAGATTAAGCCATATGTTCAATGCCAAGAATTGGTAGACAATCAGAGAGCAAAAGCCAAGAAAAATACAGCACACAtgcaacaaggattgaaggatgctGGGCTCTGGGGTCAG ATGAATTTGATTACTCAACAATTGAGCAGAATGCAGgtttcagctgtcaacactcaGAATGCACCTCAAGAGGCCCCTTTTGACATGACTGGTAGCTATATGAAAgatgagaattatgattatgctcaatcttcttcTGAACAT AATAATCATAATAACCGTCAGTTtcagtctcatcaacaacaaccatcTCAGCAGACAAATTCTCAGCCCCAGAAGAACACTGGTTTGGAAGCAGTACTGAATAATTTTATGCAGGAAACTAGAGCTTCCCTCAGAAAGTTGGAGGTGCAAGTAGGCcagttgagcaagcaaatacctgagaggcctCCAAGTACATTTCCTGGTGATACAgtagtgaacccaagagaagactacaaggccattcaattgagaagtgctAAAGTACCTGGTTCTGAGACTAAGGTCAATAAggagctagttgaaaaagaagctccagaggagaagaaagaagaggtgGAGCACGACCCTCCTAGGCATGCAGACAATCCATTCCCA gtggtcttTAATGTATTTGAAGCCATCAAataccctaatgattctgaaggatGTATGAGAGTTGATGTTGTTGAGCCACTTATTCAAGAGGTACTAGAAGCCGAGGTACTTGATGATATTCTGGATCTTCTCTGA